The Pseudomonas sp. FP2309 genomic sequence CTTTGGTAGCACCGCCAGCCATCAAGCCGTCAGCCGATACCGCAGTCACGCCTTTGATACGCTTGGTGATCGCTACGGCAGTTTCTTTTTGCGCGTCGGAGATAGCGACTGTCGACGACAGGGAAACCACACCTTTGTTGGTCTCAACCTTGATGTCCGAACCTGGAATGCCTTTTTCGGTCAGCAGATCAGCTTTCACTTTGGTGGTGATCCAGGTATCCGAAGTGGATTCCTTGGCCTTGGTCACTTCGCCGGCTGCCAGCGTCATAGGTGCCTGGGAGGTCTGAGCGAAGGCTGCGTTAGCCATGGCCAGGGTCAGAGCGGTAGCGGTTGCAGTAGCGAGAGCGAACTTCTTCATACGAGTAACTCCTGTTTTATTAAAAGTCTGCAGTGTGTGAACCTTGATGCTGCAGCGTTAACAGGGGTATTGCAGGCAGTGTGCCAAGTCATTGTTACGTATTAAATCCTTATAAAACAATGAGTTATGAATTAGCCAAATCCTCGGAATCGTGCAAGTTGCACGAAGACACGTGGATCTGCATGCAACTTGCGGCTTTTGCGTTTTACTAAGCGCCTGATTTCTCGAGATTTTCCCGCGCACATAAAAAAAGGACTCCGAAGAGTCCTTTTTTCAGCGTAAAGCCTGGGGGTAATTAAACGCCCGAAGCCTTGGCTGCTGCTACGTCCTTGATGGACAGCTTGATACGGCCGCGGTTGTCCACGTCCAGTACCAGCACTTCAACTTCCTGACCTTCTTTCAGAATGTCGGTCACCTTCTCAACGCGAGCATCGCTCAGCATGGAGATGTGCACCAGACCGTCTTTGCCTGGGAGGATGTTGACGAACGCGCCGAAGTCGACGATGCGCTCAACCTTACCGACGTAGATCTTGCCGATCTCGGCCTCAGCGGTGATACCCAGGACGCGCTGGCGTGCTGCTTCAGCCGCTTCCTTGGTTTCGCCGAAGATCTTGATCGAACCGTCGTCTTCGATGTCGATCGAAGCCTTGGTTTCTTCACAGATCGCACGGATGGTCGCGCCGCCTTTACCGATAACATCACGGATTTTGTCGGTGTCGATTTTCATCGCGATCATGGTCGGAGCATTTTCCGACAGTTCGGTGCGGGACTGACCAATGATCTGGTTCATCTGGCCGAGGATGTTCAGGCGCGCTTCCAGGGCTTGGCCCAGAGCGATTTCCATGATCTCTTCGGTGATGCCCTTGATCTTGATGTCCATCTGCAGCGCGGTCACACCTTTGGCGGTACCGGCTACTTTGAAGTCCATGTCGCCCAGGTGGTCTTCGTCACCCAGGATGTCAGTCAGGATCGCGAACTTCTCGCCTTCTTTAACCAGGCCCATGGCGATACCGGCAACCGGTGCCTTCATCGGCACACCGGCGTCCATCAGCGCCAGGGAAGCGCCACACACGGAGGCCATGGAGCTGGAGCCGTTGGATTCGGTGATTTCCGATACCACACGGATAGTGTACGGGAACACGTCAGCAGCAGGCAGCATGGCCTGAACCGAACGACGCGCCAGACGGCCGTGACCGATTTCGCGACGACCCGCGCCCCCCATACGACCACATTCGCCCACCGAGAACGGAGGGAAGTTGTAGTGCAGCATGAACGGGTCTTTTTTCTCGCCTTCCAGGGTGTCCAGCAGTTGCGCGTCACGGGCAGTACCCAGGGTCGCGACTACCAGAGCCTGAGTTTCACCACGGGTGAACAGCGCCGAACCGTGAGTCTTGGGCAGAACACCAACTTCGATGTTCAGCGGGCGCACGGTGCGCGTGTCGCGACCGTCGATACGTGGCTTGCCGTTAACGATGTTTTCGCGAACGGTGCGGTATTCGATTTCACCAAAGGCCGCCTTAACGTCGCTGGCGGAAGGCTGGCCTTCTTCGCCGGACAACTTGGCCACGACCTGGTCCTTCAACTCACCCAGGCGAGCGTAACGGTCGGCCTTGACGGTGATGGTGTAAGCGTCGGAGATGGCAGCGCCGAACTCGGAGCGGATAGCGCCCAACAGTTCGGTGGCTTCCGGGGCAGCAGCCCAGGTCCAGGTAGGTTTGGCGGCTTCGGCAGCCAGTTCTTTGACCGCGTTGATCACAACCTGGAACTCGTCGTGAGCAAACAGCACAGCGCCCAGCATCTGGTCTTCGGTCAGCTCTTTGGCTTCCGACTCAACCATCAATACGGCTTCGGACGTACCGGCAACGACCATGTCCAGGCTCGAGGCTTTCTGTTGCTCGTAAGTCGGGTTCAGCAGGTAGCCGGTGCTTTCGTGGAATGCAACGCGGGCAGCGCCGATCGGACCATCGAAAGGAATGCCGGAGATCGCCAGGGCAGCCGAGGTACCGATCATCGCAGCGATGTCCGGATCGGTCTTCTTGCTGGTGGAAACGACGGTGCAGACAACCTGCACTTCGTTCATGAAGCCTTCTGGGAACAGCGGACGGATCGGACGGTCGATCAGTCGGGAAGTCAGGGTTTCTTTCTCGGAAGGACGGCCTTCGCGCTTGAAGAAACCGCCAGGGATCTTACCGGCAGCGTAAGTCTTTTCCTGGTAGTGAACGGAAAGAGGGAAGAAGCCTTTGCTTGGATCAGCGGTCTTGGCGCCAACAACGGTCACCAGTACGGTGACGTCATCATCAACGGTAACCAGCACTGCGCCGGAGGCTTGACGGGCAATACGGCCTGTCTCGAGGGTAACGGTCGACTGACCGAACTGGAATTTTTTGATAACCGGGTTCACGGTGTCCTACCTTCTTTGTGGCTCTTGGGGAACTTGTCTTCTTGCGAAATTCTTGGGCAATGTCGGGAGTCGGCCCGACCTTCGTCCAGGGTAAAACGTATAGCCAGATAAAACTTGAGGCTGGGAGCCTACCATGCGCCAGCGGGAATCCCGATGACACACGGCAGACAACCAACCTCTAGCGCAATCGCTTATTAGCGACGCAGACCCAGGCGACCGATCAGAGCCTGATAACGACCCAGATCCTTGCCTTTCAGGTAGTCCAGCAGCTTACGACGCTGGTTTACCATGCGGATCAGACCACGACGGGAGTGGTGGTCTTTACCGTTGGCCTTGAAGTGACCTTGCAGCTTGTTGATGTTGTGGGTCAGCAGTGCAACTTGCACTTCTGGCGAACCAGTGTCACCAACAGCTTGCTGATAGTCAGCTACGATTTGTGCTTTTTCTTGAACGTCGAGAGCCATGAGGCAATCCTTCTTTCAGGAGACCACCCAAGGGGCGGTCTCAACAGGCCAGGGACAAATCCCTGTATCTAAAAATGAGTGTTGACCATGCCTGTTAACAGCCACACTCGTTCGGTCATTCTGACCGAATCAGTCGACGTGGCGCGATGCGCCCGTCTTCGCTCACTTCACCGATACCGATAAAGCGACCGTTGTGATCTTGTACTCGCACCATGCCGAACTTCGGGGCATCCGGGGCACGTACCGGCTGGCCGTTGAGCCAGTAGAACGCGCTGTGCTCCGAGAAGTGCAGCAATGGCCAATCCAGCAAACCGCTGTCCGAAGGCATCAGGAAGCGATCAACCGCTTCGTTGCCGCCTTCGGCATGTACCGCCTCCAACTCTTCCAGCGTGACCGTTTGGGCCAAGGTGAAAGGTCCGGCCTGGGTACGTCGCAATTCAGCGACGTATGCGCCACAGCCCAGTTGCTCACCGATATCTTCCACCAGGGTCCGGATATAGGTGCCTTTGCTGCAGTCCACTGCCAATCGGGCAGTGTCGCCTTCACAGGCGAGCAATTCGAGCCGGGCAATAGTAACAGAACGCGGTTCACGCTCCACCACTTCGCCCGCACGAGCCAGCTTGTAAAGAGGCTGTCCATCACGCTTGAGCGCCGAGTACATCGGCGGTATCTGACTGATTTGCCCACGAAAAGCGGGTAAAGCCGCTTCGATATCAGCGCGACCAACGGTCACGTCGCGAACCTGCAAAACATCACCTTCGGCGTCCGCCGTGGTGGTGGTTTTGCCCAGTTGCATCAGGGTTTCGTAACCCTTGTCGGAATCGAGCAGGTATTGCGAGAACTTGGTGGCCTCGCCAAAGCACAATGGCAGTACACCAGTGGCCAGGGGGTCGAGGCTGCCGGTGTGCCCGGCTTTCTCGGCATTGAGCAGCCAGCGAACCTTCTGCAACGCGGCATTGGAGGTAAAACCAATGGGTTTGTCGAGCAGAATGATGCCGCTGACGTTGCGACGGATACGTTTGACCTGAGCCACCGCTTACTCCTTGGCGTCTTCAGGTGTGGAAGGGTGCTGGCTGTCTTCAGCCACGGCGCGCTCGATCAGTGCCGACAGGTGCGCACCACGAACAACGCTTTCGTCGTAATGGAAGTGCAACTGCGGAACGCTGCGCAGTTTCATTTCACGGGCCAACTGCATGCGCAGAAAACCTGCGGCCGAGTTGAGCACCTTGATGCTTTGCGCGATTTCTTCGCTGCTGTCCTGGCCCATCACGGTGATGAAGATCTTGGCGTGACCCACGTCACGACTTACTTCAACGGCGGTGATGGTGACCAGGCCAACGCGTGGGTCTTTGACTTCGCGACGGATCAGTTGGGCCAGCTCACGCTGCATCTGATCGCCGATACGCTGGGTACGGCTGTATTCTTTTGCCATGTCTTGTTACCTGTTACTGCCACACGGTGAAACCCGTGGGGTCTGAAAGCGGCAAACGCCCGGCCTGACAAAAGCCAGACCGGGCGTTGCGTTTAGAGTCCTGACACGGCGCGGGGCATGTGCATGCCCGCGCGCTGCGCGGCTCCTGAAGTGCGCGAGTCAGAGGCTGCGAGCAACCTGGACCTTCTCGTAGACTTCGATCTTGTCGCCAGCTTTGACGTCGTTGTAGCTCTTGACGCCGATACCGCATTCCATGCCGGCACGCACTTCGGAAGCGTCATCCTTGAAGCGGCGCAGGGATTCCAGCTCGCCTTCAAAGATAACGATGTCTTCACGCAGCACACGGATTGGACGGTTACGGTGCACAACACCTTCGATAACCATGCAACCGGCGATCGCGCCGAATTTCGGCGAACGGAACACGTCACGCACCTCGGCAACACCCAGGATATTCTCCCGAACGTCGCTGCCAAGCATGCCGGTGAGGGCTTTCTTGACGTCTTCGATGATGTCGTAGATGACGTTGTAGTAACGCATGTCCAGGCCTTCCTGCTCGACGATCTTGCGAGCGCCAGCATCGGCACGCACGTTGAAACCGAACAGTACAGCGTTGGAAGCCAGTGCCAGGTTGGCGTCGGACTCGGTGATACCACCGACACCGCCACCCACGACACGCACTTGCACTTCGTCGTTACCCAGGCCGTTCAAGGCGCCGTTCAACGCTTCGAGAGAACCACGGACGTCAGATTTGAGGACGATGTTGAGCGTCTTCTTCTCTGCCTGACCCATGTTCTCAAAGATGTTTTCCAGCTTGCCGGCGTGAGCGCGAGCCAGTTTGACTTCGCGGAACTTGCCTTGACGGAAGAGAGCCACTTCACGGGCTTTCTTCTCGTCTGCAACTACGCTCATCTCGTCGCCAGCGTCAGGGGTACCATCCAGGCCGAGAATCTCGACAGGGATGGAAGGACCGGCTTCCTTGATCGGCTTGCCGTTTTCGTCGAGCATGGCACGTACGCGGCCATAGTTCGAACCGACCAGCACCATGTCGCCTTGGCGCAGGGTACCGTCTTGAACCAGTACGGTTGCAACCGGACCACGACCCTTGTCGAGGCGCGATTCAACCACCACACCACGACCTGGCGCCGATGGGGTTGCCTTGAGCTCAAGTACTTCAGCTTGCAGCAGGACCGCTTCGAGCAGTTCGTCTACACCAGTACCGACTTTCGCCGAAACCGAAACGAACGGCGTATCACCGCCCCACTCTTCGGAAGTCACGCCGTGAACCGACAGCTCGCTACGAATGCGATCCAGATCGGCGCCCGGCTTGTCGATCTTGTTCACTGCAACCACCAGTGGAACACCCGCAGCCTTGGCATGCTGGACAGCTTCAATGGTCTGCGGCATTACGCCGTCGTCCGCTGCCACTACCAGGATCACAATGTCAGTCGCCTTGGCGCCACGGGCACGCATTGCGGTAAACGCGGCGTGACCCGGGGTGTCGAGGAAGGTGACCATGCCGCGCTCGGTTTCAACGTGGTAAGCACCGATGTGCTGGGTGATACCACCGGCTTCGCCAGCAGCTACCTTGGCACGACGGATGTAGTCGAGCAGCGATGTCTTACCATGGTCAACGTGTCCCATTACGGTCACAACTGGCGCACGGGAGAACGTCTCACCTTCAAACTTCAGGGACTCGGCCAGGGAGTCTTCCAGGGCCGTGTCGCTGACCAGGGTCACTTTGTGGCCCAACTCTTCAGCCACGAGCTGAGCAGTTTCCTGATCAAGCACTTGGTTGATGGTCGCTGGAGTACCCAGTTTGAACATGAACTTGATGATTTCAGCAGCCTTGACCGACATCTGATTGGCGAGGTCGCCAACAGTGATGGTCTCGCCGATCTGGACATCACGCACGACAGGGCCGGTTGGGCTCTGGAAACCGTGAGCGTTGCGCTTCTTCAGCTTGGCCTTGCCGCGACCACCACGACGGAAACCATCGCTTTCTTCGTCGGTAGTACGTGGAGCAACGCGCGGCGCAGGCGCCTTCTCTTTGACCGAAGCACGATGTGGAGCGTTTTTGCGCTCGCCATCGCCGCCGCCGCCACGACGATTGTTATCGTCGGCGCGTGGCTTATCCGGACGACGCGGCTCTTCGCGCTTGCGGGCATCGGCAGCAGGTGCCGCGGCAACCGGAGCGGCCTCACGCACAGCTTCTACAGGAGCGCTAGGCGTGGCGACTGCTTCGGTGGAAGCAGGTTGCGCAGCAGCAGGCTGGCTACGCGCTTCTTCTTCGGCGCGACGCTTGGCTTCTTCTTCAGCCTTCTGACGAGCAGCATTTTCTACTGCGCGACGCTCTTCCAGATCGCGTTTGCGCTCGGCTTCGATTTCTTCCGGGCTGCGCTGCACGAAGACTTTCTTCTTGCGCACTTCAACGCTGATGCTTTTGCTACCAGCAACACGCAGGGTGCTGGTGGTTTTGCGCTGCAATGTAATCTTGCGCGGTTCTTCCACTTTCGCCTTGTGGCTGCTTTTCAAGTGAGTCAGCAAAGACTGCTTCTCACTATCGCTCACACCTTCATCGGCGGCGGTGTGCGGCAGACCTGCCTCACGCATCTGCTGCAACAGGCGCTCTACCGGTGTTTTGACCTCATCGGCCAGTTGTTTCACCGTGACTTGCGTCATGCATTTCTCTCCTCAGGCCGCGCCTAATTACTCGAACCAATGGGCTCGGGCGGCCATGATCAACTTGCCGGCACGATCATCGTCAATGCCGTCGATGTCGAGCAGATCGTCAATAGACTGCTCGGCCAGGTCTTCGCGGGTAATTACGCCGCGCACCGCCAGTTCCATCGCCAAATCCTTGTCCATACCCTCAAGCGAGAGCAGGTCTTCGGCCGGATGGGCGTCTGCCAGCTTTTCCTCAGTAGCGATGGCTTTAGTCAACAAACGATCCTTGGCCCGAGCGCGAAGCTCGTTGACGGTGTCTTCGTCAAAGCCGTCGATGTTGAGCATTTCTTCCAACGGTACGTAGGCAATCTCTTCCAGGCTGGTGAAGCCTTCATCTACCAGTACCTGTGCCAGGTCTTCATCGACTTCCAACTCTTCGATGAAGTTGCGCAGGATGTCACCGGTTTCAGCTTGCTGCTTAGCCTGGATGTCCGATTCGGTCATCACG encodes the following:
- the rpsO gene encoding 30S ribosomal protein S15; translated protein: MALDVQEKAQIVADYQQAVGDTGSPEVQVALLTHNINKLQGHFKANGKDHHSRRGLIRMVNQRRKLLDYLKGKDLGRYQALIGRLGLRR
- a CDS encoding BON domain-containing protein, whose product is MKKFALATATATALTLAMANAAFAQTSQAPMTLAAGEVTKAKESTSDTWITTKVKADLLTEKGIPGSDIKVETNKGVVSLSSTVAISDAQKETAVAITKRIKGVTAVSADGLMAGGATKADGIDKTKGAAHDAKETTSDTWITTKVKADLVTEKGIPGTDIKVETNKGVVSLSSSTAVTESQKATAVAITKKIKGVKAVSADGLKAE
- the pnp gene encoding polyribonucleotide nucleotidyltransferase translates to MNPVIKKFQFGQSTVTLETGRIARQASGAVLVTVDDDVTVLVTVVGAKTADPSKGFFPLSVHYQEKTYAAGKIPGGFFKREGRPSEKETLTSRLIDRPIRPLFPEGFMNEVQVVCTVVSTSKKTDPDIAAMIGTSAALAISGIPFDGPIGAARVAFHESTGYLLNPTYEQQKASSLDMVVAGTSEAVLMVESEAKELTEDQMLGAVLFAHDEFQVVINAVKELAAEAAKPTWTWAAAPEATELLGAIRSEFGAAISDAYTITVKADRYARLGELKDQVVAKLSGEEGQPSASDVKAAFGEIEYRTVRENIVNGKPRIDGRDTRTVRPLNIEVGVLPKTHGSALFTRGETQALVVATLGTARDAQLLDTLEGEKKDPFMLHYNFPPFSVGECGRMGGAGRREIGHGRLARRSVQAMLPAADVFPYTIRVVSEITESNGSSSMASVCGASLALMDAGVPMKAPVAGIAMGLVKEGEKFAILTDILGDEDHLGDMDFKVAGTAKGVTALQMDIKIKGITEEIMEIALGQALEARLNILGQMNQIIGQSRTELSENAPTMIAMKIDTDKIRDVIGKGGATIRAICEETKASIDIEDDGSIKIFGETKEAAEAARQRVLGITAEAEIGKIYVGKVERIVDFGAFVNILPGKDGLVHISMLSDARVEKVTDILKEGQEVEVLVLDVDNRGRIKLSIKDVAAAKASGV
- the truB gene encoding tRNA pseudouridine(55) synthase TruB: MAQVKRIRRNVSGIILLDKPIGFTSNAALQKVRWLLNAEKAGHTGSLDPLATGVLPLCFGEATKFSQYLLDSDKGYETLMQLGKTTTTADAEGDVLQVRDVTVGRADIEAALPAFRGQISQIPPMYSALKRDGQPLYKLARAGEVVEREPRSVTIARLELLACEGDTARLAVDCSKGTYIRTLVEDIGEQLGCGAYVAELRRTQAGPFTLAQTVTLEELEAVHAEGGNEAVDRFLMPSDSGLLDWPLLHFSEHSAFYWLNGQPVRAPDAPKFGMVRVQDHNGRFIGIGEVSEDGRIAPRRLIRSE
- the rbfA gene encoding 30S ribosome-binding factor RbfA — its product is MAKEYSRTQRIGDQMQRELAQLIRREVKDPRVGLVTITAVEVSRDVGHAKIFITVMGQDSSEEIAQSIKVLNSAAGFLRMQLAREMKLRSVPQLHFHYDESVVRGAHLSALIERAVAEDSQHPSTPEDAKE
- the infB gene encoding translation initiation factor IF-2, with the protein product MTQVTVKQLADEVKTPVERLLQQMREAGLPHTAADEGVSDSEKQSLLTHLKSSHKAKVEEPRKITLQRKTTSTLRVAGSKSISVEVRKKKVFVQRSPEEIEAERKRDLEERRAVENAARQKAEEEAKRRAEEEARSQPAAAQPASTEAVATPSAPVEAVREAAPVAAAPAADARKREEPRRPDKPRADDNNRRGGGGDGERKNAPHRASVKEKAPAPRVAPRTTDEESDGFRRGGRGKAKLKKRNAHGFQSPTGPVVRDVQIGETITVGDLANQMSVKAAEIIKFMFKLGTPATINQVLDQETAQLVAEELGHKVTLVSDTALEDSLAESLKFEGETFSRAPVVTVMGHVDHGKTSLLDYIRRAKVAAGEAGGITQHIGAYHVETERGMVTFLDTPGHAAFTAMRARGAKATDIVILVVAADDGVMPQTIEAVQHAKAAGVPLVVAVNKIDKPGADLDRIRSELSVHGVTSEEWGGDTPFVSVSAKVGTGVDELLEAVLLQAEVLELKATPSAPGRGVVVESRLDKGRGPVATVLVQDGTLRQGDMVLVGSNYGRVRAMLDENGKPIKEAGPSIPVEILGLDGTPDAGDEMSVVADEKKAREVALFRQGKFREVKLARAHAGKLENIFENMGQAEKKTLNIVLKSDVRGSLEALNGALNGLGNDEVQVRVVGGGVGGITESDANLALASNAVLFGFNVRADAGARKIVEQEGLDMRYYNVIYDIIEDVKKALTGMLGSDVRENILGVAEVRDVFRSPKFGAIAGCMVIEGVVHRNRPIRVLREDIVIFEGELESLRRFKDDASEVRAGMECGIGVKSYNDVKAGDKIEVYEKVQVARSL